The proteins below come from a single Kryptolebias marmoratus isolate JLee-2015 linkage group LG12, ASM164957v2, whole genome shotgun sequence genomic window:
- the smurf2 gene encoding E3 ubiquitin-protein ligase SMURF2 has product MSNQGARRNGPVKLRLTVLCAKNLAKKDFFRLPDPFAKVVVDGSGQCHSTDTVRNTLDPKWNQHYDLYIGKSDSITISVWNHKKIHKKQGAGFLGCVRLLSNAINRLKDTGYQRLDLNKLSPNDSDTVRGQIVVSLQSRDRIGTGGPVVDCSRLFDNDLPDGWEERRTASGRIQYLNHITRTTQWERPTRPASEYSSPGRPLSCIVDENTPISTNGATPTTALPPSDGDQRAQERRVRSQRHRNYMSRTHLHMHPDLPEGYEQRTTQQGQVYFLHTQTGVSTWHDPRVPRDLSNVNCEELGPLPPGWEIRNTATGRVYFVDHNNRTTQFTDPRLSANLHLVLNPSSNGSRGGGESQNVSRQNQTKDQAQQALVSPGQLPEEAECLTVPKYKRDLVQKLKILRQELSQQQPQAGHCRIEVSREEIFEESYRQVMKMRPKDLWKRLMVKFRGEEGLDYGGVAREWLYLLSHEMLNPYYGLFQYSRDDIYTLQINPDSAVNPEHLSYFHFVGRIMGMAVFHGHYIDGGFTLPFYKQLLGKPITLDDMESVDPDLHNSLVWILDNDITGVLDHTFCVEHNAYGEIIQHELKPNGKSIPVTQENKKEYVRLYVNWRFLRGIEAQFLALQKGFNEVIPQHLLKSFDEKELELIVCGLGKIDINDWKSNTRLKHCTPDSNIVKWFWKAVESFDEERRARLLQFVTGSSRVPLQGFKALQGAAGPRLFTIHQIDASTNNLPKAHTCFNRIDIPPYESYDKLYDKLLTAIEETCGFAVE; this is encoded by the exons TCCTGTGTGCCAAAAACCTGGCGAAGAAGGACTTCTTTC GCCTCCCTGATCCCTTCGCCAAGGTGGTTGTGGACGGTTCGGGCCAATGCCACTCGACCGACACTGTGAGGAACACGCTCGACCCCAAGTGGAACCAGCACTACGATCT atACATTGGAAAATCCGACTCAATCACTATTAGCGTGTGGAACCACAAGAAGATCCATAAGAAACAAGGAGCTGGGTTCCTGGGCTGCGTTCGCCTTCTGTCCAACGCCATCAATCGCCTTAAAGACACAGGCT accaGAGACTAGACTTGAACAAGCTGAGCCCCAACGACAGCGACACGGTCAGGGGGCAGATAGTTG TGAGCCTGCAGTCGAGGGACCGGATCGGCACAGGAGGTCCTGTGGTGGACTGCAGTCGGCTGTTTGACAACGATCTTCCAGATGG ctgggaggagaggaggaccGCGTCGGGACGGATCCAGTACTTGAACCACATCACACGCACCACGCAGTGGGAGAGGCCGACCAG GCCTGCATCAGAGTACTCCAGCCCCGGCCGGCCACTCAGCTGCATCGTAGACGAAAACACGCCCATCAGCACGAACGGCGCCACGCCCACCACGGCGTTGCCGCCCAGTGATGGCGACCAGCGGGCACAGGAGCGGCGGGTACGATCGCAGAGGCACCGCAACTACATGAGCAGAACCCACCTGCACATGCACCCGGACCTTCCTGAGGGATACG AGCAAAGGACGACACAGCAAGGCCAAGTTTACTTTCTCCATACTCAGACAGGAGTCAGCACGTGGCATGACCCCAGGGTACCCAG AGATCTCAGTAATGTGAACTGTGAGGAACTTGGTCCTCTGCCACCAGGATGGGAGATCCGAAACACCGCCACAGGGAGGGTTTACTTCGTCGATCACAACAACCGAACCACGCAGTTCACAGACCCACGCCTCTCAGCAAACCTGCATCTAGTCTTGAA TCCGAGCTCCAATGGTTCTCGAGGCGGCGGTGAAAGTCAGAATGTCAG TCGTCAGAACCAGACGAAGGATCAGGCCCAGCAGGCTCTGGTGTCCCCCGGTCAGCTCCCAGAGGAGGCAGAGTGCCTCACGGTGCCCAAGTACAAGAGGGACCTCGTTCAGAAGCTGAAGATCCTCCGGCAGGAACTGTCCCAGCAGCAGCCTCAAGCCGGTCACTGCCGCATCGAGGTGTCCCGCGAGGAGATCTTCGAG GAGTCGTACCGGcaggtgatgaagatgaggccGAAGGACCTGTGGAAAAGGCTCATGGTGAAGTTCAGAGGGGAAGAAGGACTCGACTATGGAGGAGTGGCCAG GGAGTGGCTCTACCTGCTGTCCCACGAGATGTTGAACCCATATTATGGCCTGTTCCAGTACTCGCGCGACGACATCTACACGCTGCAGATCAACCCGGACTCCGCCGTCAACCCC GAGCACTTGTCATACTTTCACTTCGTCGGCCGCATCATGGGGATGGCAGTGTTTCATGGCCACTACATCGACGGGGGCTTCACTTTGCCTTTCTACAAACAGCTGCTGGGTAAACCCATCACTTTAGACGACATGGAGTCTGTCGACCCCGACCTGCACAACAGCCTTGTCTGGATCCT GGACAATGACATCACAGGTGTGCTGGACCACACCTTCTGTGTAGAGCACAACGCTTACGGCGAGATCATCCAGCATGAACTCAAGCCAAACGGTAAAAGCATCCCCGTCACCCAGGAGAACAAGAAGGAGTACGTCCGCCTCTACGTCAACTGGCGTTTCCTGCGAGGCATCGAGGCGCAGTTCTTGGCTCTGCAAAAGGGCTTCAACGAGGTCATCCCCCAACACCTCCTCAAGTCTTTCGACGAGAAGGAGCTGGAG CTGATCGTGTGCGGCCTGGGTAAAATCGACATCAACGACTGGAAGTCCAACACGCGGCTCAAGCACTGCACCCCAGACAGCAACATCGTGAAATGGTTCTGGAAAGCTGTGGAGTCCTTCGACGAGGAGCGCAGGGCCCGGCTGCTGCAGTTCGTCACCGGCTCTTCAAGAGTCCCTCTGCAAGGTTTTAAGGCCCTGCAAG GTGCTGCAGGACCTCGACTCTTCACCATCCATCAGATTGATGCCAGCACCAACAACCTGCCCAAAGCCCACACCTG ttttaaccGGATCGACATTCCTCCCTACGAGAGCTACGACAAACTGTACGACAAGTTGCTCACTGCCATCGAGGAGACGTGTGGCTTCGCTGTGGAGTGA